Below is a genomic region from Alosa sapidissima isolate fAloSap1 chromosome 19, fAloSap1.pri, whole genome shotgun sequence.
GTGTGCTGTGTTGCACTTAGTATTTTCACTATCTTGCATTAATGAGTATGCTGGTTAGATTTGGCTTATTCAAGTTGGCACGGATAACTGTTTTTAACAGGAGATTACAAAACTGCTATTGAGGAACATAGACGAGAGCTGGCCCTCTCTGAGGCTCTGGGAGACGTTATTGGCTCAGCAGTGGCTAATCGGAAGATTGGAGAATGTTTTGCTGagatgggaaacactgatttggCTCTCAAGGTGAGTGAATAACCCACCAATTTGACACAGAACAGACCAGACAGTAATATGTCTTATTCATGTAATTCTGAGACTCTGCACTTGTTGCAGCATCAAAGGCGGCACCTGAAACTGGCATGCTCTGTCAATGATGCAGTAGAGGAACAGAGAGCCCTGGCCACCATTGGCCGGACCTACCTCTTTCGTTACGAATCGGACCAATCACAGGACAGCTTGGGCCAAGCGGAAGAGGCATTCAGAAAGAGTCTGACCATAGTAGACGATCGCCTAGAAGGTTAGTCAAGCATTCAAGAAGAGCCTGACTTTAGTGGAAAATGTTCTAGATGTTTCATGTGGATGTGAGTGGGATTGGGAGCTCCACTGACTACCTTTAGCCGCCCGTATCAAATTCAATGGTGCCCCACACACTAGTGCGTCACCTCACACAGGGGTCCTATCCTGGGGGTCCCCTCATACAGCTCACACATTGAGCATGGCTCCGATGGCCTCATGACAAGCCGTCCAACTTCTGACACCATATGTAGCTTAGGGAGAGAACAGTGACCCCtccctaaggtctcctctgcactgcactgtacagcttaaatgttattctattgctgtaagtTGCTGTGGatgaaagtgtctgccaaatgaataaatgtaaatgtaaagtaTAGATTGAGAATTGTGAAGTGAAGATTATATTCTCTTGGCTTGTTATAATAATCATATCACAGTTTTGCTCAGCCTTAAAGGCACTTTGGTCTgtcacatgtactgtacactcaTGTTAAGTTTCAATGTAACctctgtggtgtgtatgtgtgtgtggcccctTTAGGTGTGTTGCCAGCACGGGAGCTGAGTGAAATGAAGGCGCGTCTCTTCCACAACCTGGGCTGCGTTTACGACCACCTGAAGGATCCGCAGCGCTGCAGCGAGTACATCCGCCGCAGCGTCTTCATCGCAGAGTGAGTGTCTGACCACCAGCCAACCTGTGAGCCAGAGCCAAGAAAGAAACCCCTTATTTAGCCTGTAATGCTCTGTGCTGTGTATTGTGGAACTACTCTGAAGATGTAAAGATTGTTTACTGTACAGAGCAGCAGAAGCAGTTATCTGCAAGGCCTTCATTAGAGGTCTGAGGTCTTCCGTTGTGTCATTGATCTGAGTTCTTGACATTTTATTGTGTAGGAAGAACAATTTCTTGGAGGATCTGCAGAGAGCAAACTCCCTGATGGGAAGGATCCATTTTCGCAATAGCCAGCACTCCCGTGCCATGCGCTGTCTGGAGCAGGCCAAGGAATGTGCGCGCAAGATGAAGGACAAGTTTGGAGAGAGCGAGTGTTTCTGTAGTATTGCAGAGGTAGTCCTCTTTGACCCATCCTTCTATCTTGATCTTTGTCCGTTTATCCATTCAATGCACACAATGAATAGGACCTCTGGAAAATGACATTATAGTTTGAATCTAAATTTACTTTAAGGGGGTGTATTAAGCATACCTCTCTGTAGAGCGGCTCAAAGAGATGTCAGTATTTCATAATTGGATGAAACCACTCCACACATTTCCTAATGTCCCCTCAATGGACCTCACAATAGTGTAAAGAAAATGAGTTGATACCCATAGCTGACATTGATAGTGCTTGATTTTTAGCTTTGTTCTGTCTTCTGTGTGTCACTTTCTACTAGTGGATACTGGTAAAATGCCAGACAATAGATTTGATTCTGCATCTCAACTTCATGTGCTGAGTCATGGTTTCTTTCTCTATCCAGATCCAACTTTCTTTAGGGGACTTTGTGGCTGCTCGCCGCTCGCTGAAAAAGGCCTTTACCTTGGGGTCACAACATGCTGCTGATCGGGAAGCTGTGAAGAAGGCTCTAAAACAGGGTGAGCTCTATGggacttaaaggggtggttcaggattttggacataggacctcatttccaagttagcaagtgtaatatttatcagtggagaccgctttcaacacgtttcatccagtccttctaattgcagagttcacaggtactaggctagcgcaagtcatcagtatgtgttagcctgccattaaaaacagtcttacccactccaaagtacacccgaggcaaattccagacaatcgatgtaaatatCTGTGTTGATCGAATAGTGttagaaatacaactacccttgcatcgcgttccaatagttatactttggtaTAAGTTGGTAGTAGGCATTTAAGCAAtgcagcggcggactgatattaccaagggtactactaggtatccctctgtttacttttcggcgcagtactactaaccggagcaagtataatttcGCCACTGCTAAGAAACTTTAACAACAAAGCCACAGAGCTGCAAAAGGCTTGGCCAGCAGCCAGGCCAATGGACTCTCTGCTGAATTACAGAAGCTTAGCAGGTGTGAGCTTAGTTAGTACTTTGATGGGAGACTTCCTGGGAAAAGTAAGTTGCTGCTTGCTGCTCAGATCCCAATGCTCCAGTACAGTGGGCACAGGGACACTTATTACAAAGAGTGGCGGTTCCTCTGTTCCCAATTCCCAACCTGGTTCATTCAATATGATGTAATCAGCCAATTCGTTCATTCCCTCTCCACTTCAGGCTGGTGTGTTGTGACTGTTCTGGCACATTATGGCCCCCGTGCatcacattggtggtggttagcgAGTTCCCTTTCACTGTAAATCGCTTTGGATGCCTTGATAAGTGCTGcataaatgcaatgtgttggTGTTGCTTCCAAATTCCCCAGGTCCTCACTTCTAATTATTGAGTGTGTTTTGCTGCAACTGACCAGTTTTGGTTCCCTTTGCAGCCATTCGAGGTGTCCACCTGGAGGAGGCCGTAGCTGAGCTGAAGGACGGGCAGACCCATGAGGCCATGGGGCTGGCTGAACAACTGGGAGATTTGTACTCCAAACTGGGTTGCTTTAACAAAGCGCTGGACTCCTACCTCACGCAGGTAAGCAAGCGCATCATAAGCCTCATGCTACTTTATGTTTCTGATTGGCAATATTTTTATACTGATAGACTATCTAGCTTTTCATCTGCATTTGTCCTCCTCTCAGCTTTCCTGTGGTAAGACTCTGGGTAAATCTCCTCGGGAGCTGGCGGTGATTCACGTCTCTCTGGCTGTTACCTACACGGATCTGCGGCAGCACCACAAGGCCATTGAGCACTACAGGCAGGAGCTGGCACTGAGACAGGGCAACCCCAAAGAGGTGAGGGTCCCCCATCACCTAATGATGGAACATTGTCTCAGTTCTTTATCTAATATgctttcccttttttttctgtgattgTGTTGTGGCACTCATAATCTGTAATTCATGCTCTAACTGTTGACCTTTGCAATGGCATATTTTGGTTAATATCACGATCACATAAATATGCCCCCCCCATGCATTAGGAGTGTAAGACATGGTTGAACATAGCGGGGTGTCAGGAGGAGGCAGAGGCTGCTGTGGATGAGCTGGACATCAGCTACGCGTCTGCTCTGCGCTGCGCTGAGAAAGAAGGGATGTCTTTGAGGTCACTACAGGTGAGTGACCACACCCTGGGCCATTGAGGTTGCACAGCTGACAGAACTTCACTTCCTATAATAATAATCATTCAGATGCTATATTTTAAGCAGACTAGTTTTATGGTTATAATAAAATGGACATGGATCAGACACTAGTTTCTGCACTGTGCAAATTGATCAATTAACTTTGCTGATCCCGGCCTTAGTTCGCCAAGCGTTCGTATAGCTGGACAATATTGTAAAGGTGTCTGGTCTCTCGGTCCCCCATCAGAAACGTGTACTGCGCCAGTGGCTAGCTGTCCAACAACGCTTCGGCTCGCAGCACTCCAGTGACACGCGCCGCAGGCTGGACGATCTCTGCGCCGCCACAGGACTGAATCCTGATGCCAGCgacggagaggaggaagaggaggagggcgaGGAGAACAGCGAGCCTCTGGAGGACAGTGACATCCAGTTCTCAGACTCTGGTGTGAACATAGCCCTGTCCTTGGCTCCACTGTGGATAGCTGTTCTTTAAAAATGGGATTTGTCCTGGTTGACTGTCAGCATGGTCAATTTACgtcaaagagtgtgtgtgtgtgtgtgtgtgtttacgtcaaagagagtgtgtgtgtgtgtgtgtgtgtgtgtgtgtgtgtgtgtttccccctgtGGCTCTCTTACGCAATGGAAACTGACTGTACCCCACTACCTGAAATAGGGGAGCAGTTccaccacttcctgtttgacagTGGGACTGCATGAAGGGTAGCCATCCTCGGGTTGGCTACCCTTCTATTGTTAGGATTACTAGCTTACAACTTATGCACATAACCAATACAGTAAACACATTTAGATGTAGCATGTTATGTGTGTCGTGATGTTAAATACACCATTGTGTTGCCGGTAGGCCTTTCCggacaaaatgtaacaaacatCTCAGGAAACAAACTACAAATGGCAAAACTGTGCAAATAACAAACAACATATCAACTCATAGCTTATCATGTTGTGATCTATGCTTTCATATGTGTGGAACAATGATGAATGAATGTTGAATGAATGTTGCGGATTCCGCTTGTCAGTTCATTGATGTGGATGTCTTACAATGTCTTTTATCGACttgtacatttcatttgaaataATAATTTACATAACTGACCTTCACATCTTTACTTTACTTACATATTTGGGTGTGTTCTTTCAGATGATGAAGAATATGACAAAATGTTGTCTGGGCGGAGGAAGCTTGGCCGGGTAAGAGCACCGTCTCATTCTCAGACTCTTCTGGGTGTCCATTCTCTCTTTGGTTAACACATACTGCTATCATGAGTCTGAGCATGAGGCTGGTTTGTAGCATGCTCAATCTCCACCGTTGAGAAACCTCAAAATAGACCACAGTTGaatggggttggggtggggagtTAGGGGTGCACCCTGGTGCAAAATAATTGAAACAAATTTGCACCCGTGAAAATGCTGTAAAAACtgatctctcttcctttctccatgttcttgtgtgtgtgtcactgtcttATGAGAATGGCTTTTGCCACCCTGGAGTAAAGATGCATTATTGCTGGGCAGTGCTTTCCACTTAAGACTACAATTTCTCTTGCATTTTTGTTGAAATGGACCCTGTCTCCTTCTCGTTTCATTTCATTTGCACAAAGGTGTAGGATCAATGGCGCTGGTGAGATCTAGCCTGACCATAGTCAAGATGCACTGAAATAGATATAGGTACATGCAATGAAATAGATATAGGAGCAAATGCACAAGGCCCTTTTGCAGACACCATTGAGAAACATCACAGTAGACTGCAGTAGGATGGGTGGGTATGTGAAGGGAGCAGTAGATGGCCGGCTCTGATgcagcccctctctctctctgtgtgtcctcACAGTGGAACCGGCGGAATGAGAAGGGGGAGACGTGTCTGCACAGGGCCTGCATTGACGGGAATCTACGACAGGTGCAGCTCCTGCTAGAACAGGTGAGTGGGCTAGTGGGGGTCAGAAGATGCTGTGAGTGGTCTCACCTCTtatgctagatagatagatactttaggaAAATTGTAGGCATCCAGTAGCTTAtacaaccataacacaacaaacacacatagatctcacatacataaaaatcacAGAAATGTACAAATTTAACAAAGGTCGGGTATGGACTGACCATGTGATGCATTGATCATGGTAAGGTgctatggtagagtgtgtgtaattgtggtAGTATTCCCTTAAGGGCCTTTCAAACCAAGAACGATAGCTATGACGATTGCTATACGATAACGACAAAAAAGTATGGCTATAGTTAATGTGTCGACGTCTGTCCACACATAAACGATAACAACACAAACAACGATATCGTCGGGTATTTCCGTTATCGTAATAGTTATCGCTCTTGGTCTGAACGGCCTTTTACGCATGTAGTTTTAGGCAACTTATGCTTGTATTCTTAGTAAAAAGTGTTTGGAGAAAAGGGGATGAGCTGTTCCTTAACATGTCCACTTGATTTGTATGTCCTTTTTATCCCATGGCTTTTTCATTTCTCTTAGGGGCACCCTGTCAATCCCAGAGACTACTGCGGATGGACTCCTCTTCACGAGGCTGCCAACCATGGCCATGAAGGTAGAgccaagaaaaacaaaatggtctatTCTATTTAGTTTTTTTGGGCTTTTGCTGTTAATTGCTATAGGACAGTAGAAGTTGACAGGAAATGGGAGTAGGATGGGGTAAGTACCGTTGGTCGGAATCAAACCCAGCTCTTCCAGTGACCCAGTGCCCCCCACTCAAAAGTTTAAAGTTTAGTTAGCACATAGACACTAGACCACTGAAGCCTTCTCTTGTGTCCATCCTCTCCCAGAGATCGTGGCTGTGATGCTGGAGCGTGGGGCCAACATCAACGACCCCGGCGGCCCCATGTGTGACGGGGTCACCCCGCTGCACGATGCCCTGAGCTGCGGGCACTTCGCTGTGGCCCGTCTGCTGGTGGAGAGAGGGGCCTCTGTGAACATGCGCAATGCCAAGGTTGGCTATCACACAGTATGCAGATCTGCACTCTGCTTTTTTTCTCTGGTTATAACACAGACCAGCTGAAAAAGCATGGTGATAAATGAGGTGTGATAAAACACACAATTCTTAACACATTCTTGATGGAAGTTCATATAATTCAACAGAGCTGTAACAAGTACATGCTAAACACATCTTAAGTGTATAGCCACACATTTCAGGGCGTGCCTGTTGTTATAAGCATCCAACTTTGTTGCTCTGAGCGTGACCTAAACATACATAATGTCCCCTGAAAGCGTGGGTCATCTCACCACTCACCCTGGGTCATTGCTTTAGGTTGCTTAAGACTCCCATCAGACCATGGCAATGGGTCCATCCATAAGTCTTTGTCTTGCTAATATCAGGCTATGTTAGTATGTTCATTTTTGCCCAAATGCACACAATTCTTTAGCCATGTAgacttacacacagacagacagacagacacacacacacactttcatacatTCTTTCATTTGCTTCTGAAGAAGAAGGGGAAAAGGCTCTTATAATAGCTTGTCTTTTTATTGATTATTTATTAATCTTGACCTAATGAGTAAACCGAAAAAATAAGGAAGATGAGAAGTTGCAAAACCTTGTATAACTAtaggctatataaataaagactgATTGGTTTATTGTAAAAAGAAGAATCTGTAGCTATCAAaaatggatgtgtttgtgttcaggGGGACACAGCGCTGGACAGCCTTCGTCAGTGGTTTAAGACGTACAGTCGGGAGCTGGACTCTGACGCCAGGCAGGAGTGTGCTGTTACTGAGAAACTGCTGAGGAGAGCCATGGCAGGAGGAGGTGAGGGTGTGGGTCGCTCTGTCACCACAACACCACGACACACACCTCCACTTTAGTTCTCACCCTaaaagtacatttgtgtgtcAAGTATGAGTTTAACTCATGAGGCTATGAGTTCAATACATTTATTAGTTCTGTGTTAATTTATGCCATGTTTTGGGTATATAACTGGAATAGAAAGGATAGGACGGCTCTCCCTATTCACTTTTTTTAAGAGTTTGGGCCAGATGCCCTTCTTCAGCGTGTGTGgcccacccacaaacacagcTGTGCTTAACTACAGATGTTCATACCTAACAAAACAGGTATAGCTCAACAGGGGGAGCTCCAATTACACTGTATGTTACAGAAATGTTtcatacaaacaaaacaaacgagTATTACTAAAAAATGGAACAGTATCttatgctccctctctctctctctctctctctctctctctctctctctctctctctctctctctctctctctctctctctctctctctccccctctctgtatcCTTCCTGCTCGCACCGTCCAGTTCCGACTGCTGCAGTCACTCCAAAGCCCCAGGCTCTTCTGTTGAACAGTCAGCTGTTTGATGCTGAGAACTCTGAGCCGCTCATGTCCTCCCAGCGGTCCCCGCCCCGGCCCGTCAGCTCTCAGGAGAGTCCTGCTGCCCCGCGCAGTACCCAGCGGAGACCACCGGCCAGCACGGGCCGCCGCCACCGAGGGACGGAGGACGCCATCCTGTTCGGGGTACTGAAGCCTGATCTCACTTTCACTGACCATTGTCAGTTATTCTCAGTCCTTACATTTTCATTAAGCCTAAGAAGAAAAACCCTTCTTTATTCACTTAGAGTAGAAGAGGTCCATGGCAATTGAGTCCACTATTTTCTTTACTTTTGCTTATGACTTACTGATGGAAAACAgcggaatgttttttttttaaccacaatggttttcagtgagtgtgtgttttatcccatttcatttcataaaaGGTTTTTGATATGGAGTTACTTGTGACTGTACAGTCTTTTATGATTCTCCAGAGTACTAATAGCCTTAGACTGTTCTGGCACTCCAAGTATCTGTATCATTCAAAAAACTACTTTCAGAAGCTAACATGTCTGGGCCACTTTTTAGACCCTTGGTCATTTACAAACAGGGCAGTTTTACTCTGCCCGGCTTTGTGTAACTCCTAGAACCATCACAGCACACCATGGAGAGCAGAGTGGACTGTTTTAGCAGCGCTTCTGGTTTTAAAGGGCAAGCGGGAATAATTTGGCCGCATACAACCACAGGCCCTATGCTTccaggagagaggaaaaaaagagtcaGCAGAAAATCTCTCTTTGGATGAGTGGTTTGCTGCTAAGCCAGTGCCCACATGTAGCTGATTTAGAGGCTATATtgatcaggagtgtgtgtgagaagaacTGCTTGGGGAGCTTGGAGGTTTCCACTGGTCTAAAATGAGCTATTTGAGTgtctcttttctgtgtgtgtgtgtgattttttttccagTTGGAGAGCAGTTGCTCGGATCAGAGTGACTCCGATGACCCCATCAGCCCCCTGCGGCCCATCCGACCCAGACTACGTTTCCCAGCAGCCCCGTCGGCCCCAGACACTCCTCCTCAACAGGAGGCTGTGTCAGCGCACATGTCCAGGGAGCCGACGGCGGCGGCCATGTCCACATCCGCGTCCACTGCCCCATCTAGGACAGAGGAGTACCGGCTGGCCATGAAGAGCCTGGGCAGTGCCACCACCCGCCTCTTCTCCCAGAGCCTGTCCGAGCCCGCGTTCAGCAGCACGCCGGCCAGCGACCGGACAGCCCTGGTCCCCGAGGAGGAGTACTTGGCCGACGACTGGCTGGAGGACGACCTGGGCGAGATGCAGCccaagaagaagaggaagatggCGTCTGAGCtggagggcaggagagagaacgGCGAGCCTCTAAGCCGTACTTCGGCCTCGGCCTCTGTCTCCCACACAGCCTCTTACTCCGCCTTCGCCTCGGCCTCATCTGAGACATCCTCATCCAGGGGTACGCAACGCTGACTTACAGcttgtctgatgacgttaatatagccaatcattaagtggcgtgaatgcggtgctattgaccggactgatcaactaccgagttgaattgaacatagcctcatgcagacgcacacacacacggagagagagagagagagagagagagagagaaccactttgcgcttacgcaaataggctacgctaccatggcaaacttttacatctggaaagagctccttggtaactatcctgctagctcaggtcacgtcaacacttgatcccagaaagattgtcttcgacatgttcgttttttgaacatttattgtatctaatgacatagaaaacataatgatttgcatacacataccgcactatgcacaacttttattcactagcgactatagcctaaaaccgtcaggttgaaggggggctaattactccatagaattactctcacgtattttcttaaagtgacaggcactcaattacacctactcatacacaccacattaaagatatgcctaagtgttataggttaaacgtcaatatgaggcattcaaattactaaatatgtttagctactagtaattactagtaaaatgctatactttaaaaaaaaatgcattattaaataaatacactctatatgaattcaaaaatatatgatagaaacatatcacataagctatcattttcagtgtgtgtttgtgtgtgtggagagagtcaagtgatcccactacagtatatattactgatgacgtcagggtggtgggggccccaaaatcaaacactttttttaaaaaagtatcgaagtattgaaatcgcaattcttgacttggtatcagaatcgacccccctcccccccaaattgtgtaaatcccccctacatgaataacctaaggggggaattcccccccattttgaaaaatgaattttaagccctgtcaaatacaaactcacactcacactcacactcactctcactgcaGTGTTCTTGTTAGACCATGTTCACACAGtttcccacacatacacacgtacacatagaCACCCACTCAGCCGCAGAGAGATGTGAAACTTTGTTGAAGCTGAGAACAGCCTTGTTTGTAGCCCTATTGAGGGACGTTTTCTTATTAATtggggggcagctgtggcccactggttagcactctggacttgtaaccggagggttgcgggttcgagccccgaccagtgggctgcggctgaagtgcccttgagcaaggcacctaacccctcactgctccccgagcgccgccattgtagcaggcagctcactgcgccgggattagtgtgtgcttcacctcactgtgtgttcactgtgtgctgtttgtgtttcactaattcactgattgggttaaatgcagagaccaaatttccctcacgggatcaaaaaagtatatatacttatattaatATAATTCACCATCTCTACCTTCAGGTGTTGGGCATATATGCAAAAGGTGACAGATCTCAAGGTGCATCTCTAATCCTGGTCAGAGAGTGTACCCCCATAGTCCACACTTGCACATTGacccacacacgctcacacagaaACTAAACAGCtatcagtgttgcgcgggttgATCTAAATTGAGCGGGCGCCCGCGGTTTCGAATAGTTAGTTCGAATAGTTATCGGGTCATTTtcgggcgggtcagttaaaatgaatttgatatatataatataatgagAAGGCAAACATCAATATTTAACTCATAATAGCTTTTTAAAGATATCATTGTCTAAATTAATCGATGCAGCATGAACTTGCCACATAGGCAGGCTATCTGTGTGATAGAAGGATGAAACTGGAGACACtataatttaaaataatataTACACTCCTCCGGGAAAAGCGAAGTATTGGAAgtatttggaatatttcttaaaagtatgacagccacaAGACAGACACGACCAAGATGGCTTGTCACAAATACAGCATTGCCCTCCCAGCATAACTGAGTAGGCTAACTTCAAGTGCAATTCCTAGACCTCAAGCAATATATATTGCTTCATGacacaatgattttttttttaaagctagGCACAAGACCTAATGACAAGTAGATTAGCTCAGTAAAATAATGCTGATACCTTTCGTCAGCCTACCGGTATTTTAACTGCTGTGTGCGTGcgctctctctcctgcgcaaacattctctctcctgcatgCTAGTTGtgtgtagttctactgcataaaattcaacaaataaattagtttgttttacacatATGACCTATTGACATGCAgttaatataggctacagtgcagtgaacagTCTGGaaattatggtaggccaacttggagtgacaCAGAGGAGAATTCTCTCACTCCttgtagcctgatggtacgcacagtgcttacggccgtacacctgcaggcaccGCTGATTAAGGGcattctgttcctgtttatgtaaaggttttacaCAGCTCAATAAGGATACACTGCATGTAAGGCTACACTAACCAAAAGTCGGTTGTAGATCGGTTAATATTCGCGTTACGAATTGCGGTAGGGTTGATTTAAATATCGGGTGAGCATAGACCGCTTGTGACGGCTATACATGCTCAATTAGCACAACTTTTCTCACAGAATGTTGCCTTCCATTCTTAATGTTATTCAACCTCTTTCTCTACCCGTTCGGTAGCCCTAAttatgtacccccccccccccccccccctctgtgtcTGCAGTACGCACCTCCTCCAATAGGGGTCTCTCGATGAAGAAGGGCCAGGCTAAGGCGAGGCAGGTGAAGATGACCCAGCTCTCTGGCATGGTGatgctgggccgcagagaggTCAGTAGGTCACCCAGCCCCACCATCACCCAGGACGACGACCCCATGCAGTTCACGGCTATGCACCAGCACAGTGTGCCTGTAAGGGTGAGGAACTGATGATGGCCTATCTTCCATTAGTTGTCTTGAGGCTTGTTATATACTATATCCATCTTTGAGTGTGAATTTTGTCATCAATGTCTTATTAATATCAATAGCATATTTGGCACTAGACATGGCTTGAAACAGCAGTGATGTAGTTGTATGAGCTTTATATTCAAAATGG
It encodes:
- the tonsl gene encoding tonsoku-like protein isoform X1, whose product is MTFSREIKHLQKAKNKAQSNHNLREEASLCNQLGELLARNGDYKTAIEEHRRELALSEALGDVIGSAVANRKIGECFAEMGNTDLALKHQRRHLKLACSVNDAVEEQRALATIGRTYLFRYESDQSQDSLGQAEEAFRKSLTIVDDRLEGVLPARELSEMKARLFHNLGCVYDHLKDPQRCSEYIRRSVFIAEKNNFLEDLQRANSLMGRIHFRNSQHSRAMRCLEQAKECARKMKDKFGESECFCSIAEIQLSLGDFVAARRSLKKAFTLGSQHAADREAVKKALKQAIRGVHLEEAVAELKDGQTHEAMGLAEQLGDLYSKLGCFNKALDSYLTQLSCGKTLGKSPRELAVIHVSLAVTYTDLRQHHKAIEHYRQELALRQGNPKEECKTWLNIAGCQEEAEAAVDELDISYASALRCAEKEGMSLRSLQKRVLRQWLAVQQRFGSQHSSDTRRRLDDLCAATGLNPDASDGEEEEEEGEENSEPLEDSDIQFSDSDDEEYDKMLSGRRKLGRWNRRNEKGETCLHRACIDGNLRQVQLLLEQGHPVNPRDYCGWTPLHEAANHGHEEIVAVMLERGANINDPGGPMCDGVTPLHDALSCGHFAVARLLVERGASVNMRNAKGDTALDSLRQWFKTYSRELDSDARQECAVTEKLLRRAMAGGVPTAAVTPKPQALLLNSQLFDAENSEPLMSSQRSPPRPVSSQESPAAPRSTQRRPPASTGRRHRGTEDAILFGLESSCSDQSDSDDPISPLRPIRPRLRFPAAPSAPDTPPQQEAVSAHMSREPTAAAMSTSASTAPSRTEEYRLAMKSLGSATTRLFSQSLSEPAFSSTPASDRTALVPEEEYLADDWLEDDLGEMQPKKKRKMASELEGRRENGEPLSRTSASASVSHTASYSAFASASSETSSSRVRTSSNRGLSMKKGQAKARQVKMTQLSGMVMLGRREVSRSPSPTITQDDDPMQFTAMHQHSVPVRAPAVAAPMPAPIRMRVRVQDNVFLIPVPHRGSPLYSTADSCTVSWLCEQAAQRYYQTCGLLPRLSLQKEGALLAPQDPLLAVLHTNEEVVAKVCSWDLPPLPERYQKACRSLAVDESVRVLRLCEAQDGSSSVSVCGLSLASTALAPLLRALKLQASLTELRLAANRLGDGLLPELVAAVATMPRLRLLDVSANLITGEGLKKAANSLDGKSQPTFPCLEELNLSMNPLGDGHTQALACLLSACPLLATLSLQGCSLTARFLQQHRLLLASALTGTGHLRTMTLSHNSLGSTGFELVLKTLPLHLLSHLHLTAVCRGPADQPALELLATHLAQNDCSLTHLSLASNGLSDHSVASLARCLPVCPSLVSLDLSANPDVTSAGLHSLLMALREARRPLVQLNLQGCQVAGPWNTICLDDLAKNVRDLSLCSQRLNKLDQQALQQSWHLQGSGRTLLRQSKCMMSTTGPI
- the tonsl gene encoding tonsoku-like protein isoform X3 codes for the protein MTFSREIKHLQKAKNKAQSNHNLREEASLCNQLGELLARNGDYKTAIEEHRRELALSEALGDVIGSAVANRKIGECFAEMGNTDLALKHQRRHLKLACSVNDAVEEQRALATIGRTYLFRYESDQSQDSLGQAEEAFRKSLTIVDDRLEGVLPARELSEMKARLFHNLGCVYDHLKDPQRCSEYIRRSVFIAEKNNFLEDLQRANSLMGRIHFRNSQHSRAMRCLEQAKECARKMKDKFGESECFCSIAEIQLSLGDFVAARRSLKKAFTLGSQHAADREAVKKALKQAIRGVHLEEAVAELKDGQTHEAMGLAEQLGDLYSKLGCFNKALDSYLTQLSCGKTLGKSPRELAVIHVSLAVTYTDLRQHHKAIEHYRQELALRQGNPKEECKTWLNIAGCQEEAEAAVDELDISYASALRCAEKEGMSLRSLQKRVLRQWLAVQQRFGSQHSSDTRRRLDDLCAATGLNPDASDGEEEEEEGEENSEPLEDSDIQFSDSDDEEYDKMLSGRRKLGRWNRRNEKGETCLHRACIDGNLRQVQLLLEQGHPVNPRDYCGWTPLHEAANHGHEEIVAVMLERGANINDPGGPMCDGVTPLHDALSCGHFAVARLLVERGASVNMRNAKGDTALDSLRQWFKTYSRELDSDARQECAVTEKLLRRAMAGGVPTAAVTPKPQALLLNSQLFDAENSEPLMSSQRSPPRPVSSQESPAAPRSTQRRPPASTGRRHRGTEDAILFGLESSCSDQSDSDDPISPLRPIRPRLRFPAAPSAPDTPPQQEAVSAHMSREPTAAAMSTSASTAPSRTEEYRLAMKSLGSATTRLFSQSLSEPAFSSTPASDRTALVPEEEYLADDWLEDDLGEMQPKKKRKMASELEGRRENGEPLSRTSASASVSHTASYSAFASASSETSSSRVRTSSNRGLSMKKGQAKARQVKMTQLSGMVMLGRREVSRSPSPTITQDDDPMQFTAMHQHSVPVRAPAVAAPMPAPIRMRVRVQDNVFLIPVPHSTADSCTVSWLCEQAAQRYYQTCGLLPRLSLQKEGALLAPQDPLLAVLHTNEEVVAKVCSWDLPPLPERYQKACRSLAVDESVRVLRLCEAQDGSSSVSVCGLSLASTALAPLLRALKLQASLTELRLAANRLGDGLLPELVAAVATMPRLRLLDVSANLITGEGLKKAANSLDGKSQPTFPCLEELNLSMNPLGDGHTQALACLLSACPLLATLSLQGCSLTARFLQQHRLLLASALTGTGHLRTMTLSHNSLGSTGFELVLKTLPLHLLSHLHLTAVCRGPADQPALELLATHLAQNDCSLTHLSLASNGLSDHSVASLARCLPVCPSLVSLDLSANPDVTSAGLHSLLMALREARRPLVQLNLQGCQVAGPWNTICLDDLAKNVRDLSLCSQRLNKLDQQALQQSWHLQGSGRTLLRQSKCMMSTTGPI